The nucleotide window ATCAGGGTACTTCCGGATGTCTGTCATATTGTTGACTGCCAGTGCTACCAGCAACAGGATAGCGACACCGGTAGCCACCGGGGATAACACATACCAGAATCCCAGCTTCCGGATAGCGGGTGAACCGGCGATGGCCAGCAAGGCTGTCGCCCCGCCCGGCGGATGTACTGTTTTGGTTATCTGCATCGCTATCAGGGACAAGGCCACTGCCAGCGCACAAGCCAGCCACTCCCACTCCGGCGAGGGAATCAGATATCGTATTGTTACACCGATGATCGCACTCAGGATATGCCCGCCAACCAGGTTACGCGGCTGTGCCAGCGGGCTTTGTGTATGCCCGTATATTAAAATAGCCGATGCCCCGAAAGAGCCTATCAGGAAAAGATTATCCTTTACAGCCATATAATAATGACTGAGTAATCCGATGGAAGCTATGCCTATAAAGGCTCCTATAAATGACCAATAGATATTCTTTTTGTCGATCAGGGTTTCCCGGTACACCACATAACGCGCGATGCGTATGCCCCTATGAACTTTTAAATGTGTTTTTTTTGATGCTCCTGTTGGGCGATGCCCTTTTGCTCTTGTCTGCATTGAATGAATGATATAATAATCGCAGTGTAAAATTATATAGGATAAATGCACTTTTACAACAGAGATTTAAAAAATATCATTCTTCCTTCTCACAAAAAATCAATCTCCACTTATCAGGAATATC belongs to Chitinophaga sp. HK235 and includes:
- a CDS encoding HPP family protein gives rise to the protein MQTRAKGHRPTGASKKTHLKVHRGIRIARYVVYRETLIDKKNIYWSFIGAFIGIASIGLLSHYYMAVKDNLFLIGSFGASAILIYGHTQSPLAQPRNLVGGHILSAIIGVTIRYLIPSPEWEWLACALAVALSLIAMQITKTVHPPGGATALLAIAGSPAIRKLGFWYVLSPVATGVAILLLVALAVNNMTDIRKYPDKGKWF